One Desulfuromonadales bacterium genomic window, TCGCCCAGGCCGCCCTCGGCGGCACCTGCGCCGGCCACTGCGCCCCGACCAGCAGCCAGGTCGCGGCGATCAGTGCCGTCGCCACTTGCAGGCCGCCGGCGGTCACCGCCAGCGCCGACAGCCCGGTGTCGAGCCGCTTGAGCCAGACGGCGCTGCCCGACTGGATGGCCGAAGCGAGGACGATGGCTGCGATCCCCCAGAGGGCCTGCGGCCCGAGGCTCGCGCCCCGGCCGAAGATGGTCGCCAGGCCGATCAGACCCAGAGCCATACCCGCCAGCCGGGGCGGGGTCAGCCCCCGCTCGCGCAGGACGAAGGTCGCCAGTGCCCCGGTGATGACCGGCGTGAGCCCGAAGATCACGGCGATCCATCCGGAGGGGATGAAGCGGGCGCCCCAGTAGACGCAGCTCATCCCGCCCCATATCCCCAGCCCGCTCGCCAGATAGATGTGCAACGCTCTGCGGTGGCGGGGCAGCGGCACGCGCAACA contains:
- a CDS encoding DMT family transporter; translation: METRTDRLVPAAYLGVILIWTTTPLAIKWSGEGSHFLFGLLGRMAIGAVLCLALALLLRVPLPRHRRALHIYLASGLGIWGGMSCVYWGARFIPSGWIAVIFGLTPVITGALATFVLRERGLTPPRLAGMALGLIGLATIFGRGASLGPQALWGIAAIVLASAIQSGSAVWLKRLDTGLSALAVTAGGLQVATALIAATWLLVGAQWPAQVPPRAAWAILYLGVGGSVVGFVLYFYVLQRLEATKVALITLVTPVSALLLGHLFNGEPLATAVVWGTAAILSGLLLVQFGDRWGRSMPKAAPGVSLPE